The following are encoded together in the Acanthochromis polyacanthus isolate Apoly-LR-REF ecotype Palm Island chromosome 14, KAUST_Apoly_ChrSc, whole genome shotgun sequence genome:
- the ptprna gene encoding protein tyrosine phosphatase receptor type Na isoform X2 codes for MQHLKPWRALLLLTALCHPGISDKYGCLFERKLCARDQFCSDDGLFGQCRTSKQDQVQYQVSVPVLKRMQEVLKQLMLQGLSWQDDITQYILSKELKRVPHTTVPSKPNSSSPSSHLSQSKQHIPHYQSSKSGPTSPGGKYVDYRILEPPQSPLRMQTASMDPYTYHQHRYQEDVERSLLGAGGSYTRPSSRSQANQRERERDRQLLQEALSLYLASVQPSYRHRGAASMTPAGLPYYEDLELEIPVDYVEDYTLEERLGTTGRQQTLQNKKIPQDLSALSGTNDGLLQRMSGVLQKYRVDPRELSQEQLYKLALILQLLQAQDKADPIEKDLITLKEMQLLKTDSVSNKPEKLAPAPAPSPHKAPLAPSSASVLATPPAKSANLHLSASQPPQAAPAEAGHGLKEQGPPLVEGTGAKEEYGYIVTNQSPLSLYDGVKLLELLADKIHLATSSFINISVVGPALTFRIRQNEHNMTAAEVAAKAVTEKNFLESETGLKIVQTGVGERTDARGLPQVTRVSQGSSGTVITLVSMAVVGGVLVLAMAVACLRHYAQQVANGKLGLGPEGGAETHFDYQDCVGGVSGGMAGSAVGTGAGGRRGTDTSRVSSVSSQFSDGPQHSPSSTHSSTPSWSEEPAQSNMDISTGHMILTYMEDHLRNKDRLQKEWEALCSYQAEPSSVAVAQVPNNMDKNRHAESLPYDHSRVKLKTEVNPSKQDYINASIIFDHDPRQPAYIATQGPLPHTVADFWQMVWENGCTVIVMMTALVEDGEKQCERYWPDEGSSLYHIYEVNLVSEHIWCKDFLVRSFYLKNVQTQETRTLTQFHLLSWPADGIPTSTRPLLDFRRKVNKCYRGRSCPIIVHCSDGTGRTGTYILIDMVLNRMAKGVKEIDIAATLEHIRDQRPGLVRTKDQFEFALTAVAEEVNAILKALPQ; via the exons ATGCAACACCTTAAGCCATGGCGAGCTCTGCTGCTCCTGACCGCGCTGTGCCACCCGGGGATCTCTGACAAATACG GTTGCCTATTTGAGAGAAAACTGTGCGCACGGGATCAGTTCTGCTCGGATG ATGGGTTGTTTGGTCAGTGCCGAACCTCTAAGCAGGACCAAGTTCAGTACCAGGTGTCGGTTCCTGTACTGAAGAGGATGCAGGAAGTCCTCAAACAGCTCATGCTACAAG gGCTGTCATGGCAGGATGACATCACCCAGTACATTTTATCAAAGGAGCTGAAGCGAGTTCCCCACACCACCGTTCCATCCAAGCCAAACTCTTCATCCCCCTCTTCGCACTTGTCTCA GTCTAAACAGCACATCCCTCACTACCAAAGTTCTAAGTCAGGGCCCACATCTCCTGGTGGCAAATACGTGGACTACAGGATACTTGAGCCTCCCCAGTCCCCGCTGCGCATGCAAACAGCTTCCATGGACCCATACACATATCACCAG CACAGGTACCAAGAGGACGTAGAGAGATCTCTTCTGGGTGCAGGGGGTAGTTATACACGCCCCTCTTCAAGGTCCCAGGCCAATCAGAGAGAGCGAGAGCGTGACaggcagctgctgcaggaggctCTGTCTCTCTACCTGGCGTCTGTACAGCCGTCTTACCGCCACCGAGGGGCTGCTTCCATGACTCCTGCAG GTTTGCCCTATTATGAGGACTTGGAGTTGGAGATACCAGTGGACTATGTGGAAGACTACACCCTGGAGGAGAGACTTGGTACTACAGGCAGGCAGCAAACCCTGCAGAATAAGAAAATTCCCCAAGATTTAAGTGCTCTGTCTGGAACCAACG ATGGCTTGCTCCAGAGGATGTCAGGAGTCCTGCAGAAGTACAGAGTTGACCCCAGAGAGCTCAGTCAGGAGCAGCTCTATAAACTGGCCCTCatactgcagctgctgcaggccCAAGACAAAGCAG aTCCAATTGAGAAAGACCTCATCACCCTCAAGGAG ATGCAGCTGTTAAAAACAGACAGCGTGTCCAATAAGCCGGAGAAGCttgctcctgctcctgctcccaGCCCCCACAAGGCCCCTCTTGCCCCCTCCTCTGCCTCAGTCCTTGCCACACCTCCAGCCAAGAGTGCCAACCTCCACCTGTCTGCTTCCCAGCCTCCACAAGCTGCTCCCGCTGAAGCTGGACATGGCCTGAAGGAGCAGGGGCCGCCACTAGTCGAGGGTACAGGAGCCAAAGAGGAGTATGGGTACATTGTCACCAACCAGAG TCCTTTGAGTCTGTACGATGGAGTGAAGCTGCTGGAGCTATTGGCTGATAAAATACACTTGGCAACTAGCAGCTTCATCAACATCAG CGTTGTCGGTCCTGCGTTGACTTTCCGCATCCGGCAGAATGAGCACAACATGACGGCTGCAGAGGTAGCTGCTAAAGCTG TAACTGAAAAGAACTTCCTGGAGTCGGAGACGGGCCTGAAGATCGTACAGACTGGTGTGGGAGAG AGGACAGATGCACGGGGTCTCCCTCAGGTAACCAGGGTCTCCCAGGGCTCCAGTGGGACAGTGATCACGCTTGTTTCCATGGCAGTTGTTGGAGGTGTGCTGGTATTGGCCATGGCCGTTGCTTGTCTAAGGCATTATGCTCAGCAGGTGGCCAATGGCAAGCTGGGGCTGGGGCCAGAGGGAGGAGCAGAAACACACTTTGACTACCAG GACTGTGTGGGAGGGGTGAGCGGCGGCATGGCGGGGTCGGCGGTAGGCACAGGTGCTGGTGGACGGAGGGGTACGGACACGTCCCGCGTCAGCAGCGTTTCCTCCCAGTTCAGCGACGGTCCACAGCACAGCCCGTCCTCCACCCACAGCTCCACCCCGTCCTGGAGTGAGGAACCAGCCCAGTCGAACATGGACATCTCTACTGGTCACATGATACTG ACATACATGGAGGATCACCTGCGCAATAAAGATCGACTTCAGAAGGAGTGGGAAGCTCTGTGCTCATATCAGGCTGAACCCAGTTCAGTAGCCGTGGCTCAAGTCCCAAACAACATGGACAAGAACAGACACGCTGAGTCCCTCCCCT ATGATCACTCTAGGGTGAAGCTGAAGACTGAAGTGAACCCAAGTAAACAAGATTACATCAACGCAAGCATCATT TTCGATCATGACCCTCGCCAACCAGCTTATATCGCCACACAGGGACCTCTGCCACACACTGTTGCTGACTTCTGGCAG ATGGTGTGGGAGAACGGCTGCACAGTGATAGTGATGATGACAGCTCTGGTGGAGGATGGAGAGAAGCAGTGCGAACGATACTGGCCCGATGAGGGCTCATCGCTCTACCATATTTATGAG GTGAACCTGGTGTCGGAGCACATCTGGTGTAAGGACTTCCTGGTGCGCAGCTTCTACTTGAAAAACGTTCAGACGCAGGAGACGAGAACCTTGACACAGTTCCACCTGCTGAGCTGGCCGGCTGACGGCATCCCCACCTCCACACGACCGCTGCTCGACTTCCGCAG GAAGGTGAATAAATGTTACAGAGGCCGATCCTGTCCAATTATTGTGCACTGCAG CGATGGCACTGGCAGGACCGGCACGTACATCCTCATCGACATGGTGCTGAACCGCATGGCTAAAG GAGTGAAGGAGATTGACATTGCTGCCACACTGGAGCACATTAGAGACCAGAGACCAGGCCTGGTCCGCACCAAG GACCAGTTTGAGTTTGCTCTCACCGCAGTAGCCGAGGAGGTGAATGCCATCTTGAAAGCGTTGCCACAGTGA
- the ptprna gene encoding protein tyrosine phosphatase receptor type Na isoform X1 yields MQHLKPWRALLLLTALCHPGISDKYGCLFERKLCARDQFCSDDGLFGQCRTSKQDQVQYQVSVPVLKRMQEVLKQLMLQGLSWQDDITQYILSKELKRVPHTTVPSKPNSSSPSSHLSQSKQHIPHYQSSKSGPTSPGGKYVDYRILEPPQSPLRMQTASMDPYTYHQHRYQEDVERSLLGAGGSYTRPSSRSQANQRERERDRQLLQEALSLYLASVQPSYRHRGAASMTPAGLPYYEDLELEIPVDYVEDYTLEERLGTTGRQQTLQNKKIPQDLSALSGTNDGLLQRMSGVLQKYRVDPRELSQEQLYKLALILQLLQAQDKADPIEKDLITLKEMQLLKTDSVSNKPEKLAPAPAPSPHKAPLAPSSASVLATPPAKSANLHLSASQPPQAAPAEAGHGLKEQGPPLVEGTGAKEEYGYIVTNQSPLSLYDGVKLLELLADKIHLATSSFINISVVGPALTFRIRQNEHNMTAAEVAAKAVTEKNFLESETGLKIVQTGVGERTDARGLPQVTRVSQGSSGTVITLVSMAVVGGVLVLAMAVACLRHYAQQVANGKLGLGPEGGAETHFDYQELCRQHMASKSSLCRQDCVGGVSGGMAGSAVGTGAGGRRGTDTSRVSSVSSQFSDGPQHSPSSTHSSTPSWSEEPAQSNMDISTGHMILTYMEDHLRNKDRLQKEWEALCSYQAEPSSVAVAQVPNNMDKNRHAESLPYDHSRVKLKTEVNPSKQDYINASIIFDHDPRQPAYIATQGPLPHTVADFWQMVWENGCTVIVMMTALVEDGEKQCERYWPDEGSSLYHIYEVNLVSEHIWCKDFLVRSFYLKNVQTQETRTLTQFHLLSWPADGIPTSTRPLLDFRRKVNKCYRGRSCPIIVHCSDGTGRTGTYILIDMVLNRMAKGVKEIDIAATLEHIRDQRPGLVRTKDQFEFALTAVAEEVNAILKALPQ; encoded by the exons ATGCAACACCTTAAGCCATGGCGAGCTCTGCTGCTCCTGACCGCGCTGTGCCACCCGGGGATCTCTGACAAATACG GTTGCCTATTTGAGAGAAAACTGTGCGCACGGGATCAGTTCTGCTCGGATG ATGGGTTGTTTGGTCAGTGCCGAACCTCTAAGCAGGACCAAGTTCAGTACCAGGTGTCGGTTCCTGTACTGAAGAGGATGCAGGAAGTCCTCAAACAGCTCATGCTACAAG gGCTGTCATGGCAGGATGACATCACCCAGTACATTTTATCAAAGGAGCTGAAGCGAGTTCCCCACACCACCGTTCCATCCAAGCCAAACTCTTCATCCCCCTCTTCGCACTTGTCTCA GTCTAAACAGCACATCCCTCACTACCAAAGTTCTAAGTCAGGGCCCACATCTCCTGGTGGCAAATACGTGGACTACAGGATACTTGAGCCTCCCCAGTCCCCGCTGCGCATGCAAACAGCTTCCATGGACCCATACACATATCACCAG CACAGGTACCAAGAGGACGTAGAGAGATCTCTTCTGGGTGCAGGGGGTAGTTATACACGCCCCTCTTCAAGGTCCCAGGCCAATCAGAGAGAGCGAGAGCGTGACaggcagctgctgcaggaggctCTGTCTCTCTACCTGGCGTCTGTACAGCCGTCTTACCGCCACCGAGGGGCTGCTTCCATGACTCCTGCAG GTTTGCCCTATTATGAGGACTTGGAGTTGGAGATACCAGTGGACTATGTGGAAGACTACACCCTGGAGGAGAGACTTGGTACTACAGGCAGGCAGCAAACCCTGCAGAATAAGAAAATTCCCCAAGATTTAAGTGCTCTGTCTGGAACCAACG ATGGCTTGCTCCAGAGGATGTCAGGAGTCCTGCAGAAGTACAGAGTTGACCCCAGAGAGCTCAGTCAGGAGCAGCTCTATAAACTGGCCCTCatactgcagctgctgcaggccCAAGACAAAGCAG aTCCAATTGAGAAAGACCTCATCACCCTCAAGGAG ATGCAGCTGTTAAAAACAGACAGCGTGTCCAATAAGCCGGAGAAGCttgctcctgctcctgctcccaGCCCCCACAAGGCCCCTCTTGCCCCCTCCTCTGCCTCAGTCCTTGCCACACCTCCAGCCAAGAGTGCCAACCTCCACCTGTCTGCTTCCCAGCCTCCACAAGCTGCTCCCGCTGAAGCTGGACATGGCCTGAAGGAGCAGGGGCCGCCACTAGTCGAGGGTACAGGAGCCAAAGAGGAGTATGGGTACATTGTCACCAACCAGAG TCCTTTGAGTCTGTACGATGGAGTGAAGCTGCTGGAGCTATTGGCTGATAAAATACACTTGGCAACTAGCAGCTTCATCAACATCAG CGTTGTCGGTCCTGCGTTGACTTTCCGCATCCGGCAGAATGAGCACAACATGACGGCTGCAGAGGTAGCTGCTAAAGCTG TAACTGAAAAGAACTTCCTGGAGTCGGAGACGGGCCTGAAGATCGTACAGACTGGTGTGGGAGAG AGGACAGATGCACGGGGTCTCCCTCAGGTAACCAGGGTCTCCCAGGGCTCCAGTGGGACAGTGATCACGCTTGTTTCCATGGCAGTTGTTGGAGGTGTGCTGGTATTGGCCATGGCCGTTGCTTGTCTAAGGCATTATGCTCAGCAGGTGGCCAATGGCAAGCTGGGGCTGGGGCCAGAGGGAGGAGCAGAAACACACTTTGACTACCAG gAGCTATGTCGGCAGCACATGGCATCTAAATCTTCCCTGTGCCGCCAGGACTGTGTGGGAGGGGTGAGCGGCGGCATGGCGGGGTCGGCGGTAGGCACAGGTGCTGGTGGACGGAGGGGTACGGACACGTCCCGCGTCAGCAGCGTTTCCTCCCAGTTCAGCGACGGTCCACAGCACAGCCCGTCCTCCACCCACAGCTCCACCCCGTCCTGGAGTGAGGAACCAGCCCAGTCGAACATGGACATCTCTACTGGTCACATGATACTG ACATACATGGAGGATCACCTGCGCAATAAAGATCGACTTCAGAAGGAGTGGGAAGCTCTGTGCTCATATCAGGCTGAACCCAGTTCAGTAGCCGTGGCTCAAGTCCCAAACAACATGGACAAGAACAGACACGCTGAGTCCCTCCCCT ATGATCACTCTAGGGTGAAGCTGAAGACTGAAGTGAACCCAAGTAAACAAGATTACATCAACGCAAGCATCATT TTCGATCATGACCCTCGCCAACCAGCTTATATCGCCACACAGGGACCTCTGCCACACACTGTTGCTGACTTCTGGCAG ATGGTGTGGGAGAACGGCTGCACAGTGATAGTGATGATGACAGCTCTGGTGGAGGATGGAGAGAAGCAGTGCGAACGATACTGGCCCGATGAGGGCTCATCGCTCTACCATATTTATGAG GTGAACCTGGTGTCGGAGCACATCTGGTGTAAGGACTTCCTGGTGCGCAGCTTCTACTTGAAAAACGTTCAGACGCAGGAGACGAGAACCTTGACACAGTTCCACCTGCTGAGCTGGCCGGCTGACGGCATCCCCACCTCCACACGACCGCTGCTCGACTTCCGCAG GAAGGTGAATAAATGTTACAGAGGCCGATCCTGTCCAATTATTGTGCACTGCAG CGATGGCACTGGCAGGACCGGCACGTACATCCTCATCGACATGGTGCTGAACCGCATGGCTAAAG GAGTGAAGGAGATTGACATTGCTGCCACACTGGAGCACATTAGAGACCAGAGACCAGGCCTGGTCCGCACCAAG GACCAGTTTGAGTTTGCTCTCACCGCAGTAGCCGAGGAGGTGAATGCCATCTTGAAAGCGTTGCCACAGTGA